The following nucleotide sequence is from Streptomyces leeuwenhoekii.
GGTCGATGGCCGGCAAGCGCCTCGGCCTGGTCGACCAGCCGCTCGTCCACCAGGCCGTGGCCGACCTCGCCGCCGGCCGTGACACCCGCGAGCGGTTGCTCGCCGTGTGCGCCGACCCGCGCTCCCTGCTGGCCGCCGAGCCCATGCGCTACCTGCACGCCCTCAACCAGACCGGCGAGCCGGAGTGGGTCGCCATGGAGGAGGTCCCCGACGTGCTGCCGCTGTGGAAGCAGTACGCCGTGATCCTGCGGGGCTGGGGTTTCTCGGTGTGGACCGGGATCCTGAACGCGGCCGACTTCGGTGTGCCGCAGACCAGGCGGCGGGCGATCCTGCTCGCCTCCCGGGTCCGTACCGCACAGCCTCCCGCGCCGACGCACGCCCGCGTCGCAGAGCCGGAAAGCCTGTTCGGGCCGGGCCGCAAGCAGTGGGTGTCGATGGCCGAGGCCCTGGGCTGGGGCCGGACCGACGGCCCGGTGCCGACCGTGTGCGCCGGCGGCGGGCCGGGAGGCGGCCCCGAGCCCTTCCCCTCCGGCTCCCGAAAGACACTGTCCGACGCCCGCGACCGCGGCACCTGGACCCCGCGGCCGGACGGCCTCGTCCTGCGTTCCCGCCGGGAAGGAACCGGGTGGGCCGCCCGGCGCGGCGACAACCGGACCGCCGGCTCCCCAGCGCCCACGTTCACCGCGGAGGCGCACCGCTGGTCCTGGTCCCTGCGCAGCAACAACCAGGCCAACGCCACCGTGCGACGGGCAGACGAGCCGGCCGGGACGCTGTTCTTCGGGCACCGCGCGAACGAATGCACCTGGGTCGCCGAACCCATCGCCCCCAGCCCGCCGGACGCCTCCGAAGGGCAGTCCTCGGCGTTGCCTGAGCCGATCCGCATCACCGCCGGTGAGGCGGGCATCCTGCAGTCCTTCCCGGCCGACTACCCCTGGCAGGGCAACAAGGGCCAGCAGTTCTCCCAGATCGGCAACGCCGTCCCGCCCCGGCTGGCCGCCCACCTCCTGGCTCCGCACCTGAAGGTTCCCTTCAGCCCCGACGACTTCGCCCTGGCCGCTTGATGCCCCACGCCCCGCACCCCGACGAGGACAGTCTCCTCACCGTCACGCCGTGGCCGCCGGTGTACTACGCCGAGCAGGCCCTGCTCGGCGCTCTGCTGTCCGATCCGCAGCGCCTGGCGGAAGTGTCCGGGATCGGCCCGGAGGCGTTCTCCACCGCCGCGCACGCCGCGGTGTTCGCCGCGATCCGTAGCCTGCCCGCGCCCGGTCCTGCCGAGGCCGGCGATCACGCCGCCGCGCTGGCCGCGCTGCGCACCAAGACCGCCCCTGCCCCGGTCGAGCGCACCGAGCACATCGCCTGGCTCGACAGGGTGCTCGCCGCCGCCCGGGAGCGGGCGCGCGGTCTGACCACGGCCCACCTGCACGGATTCATCAGTGCCTGCCCCGATCCCCGGCACGCTCCTGCCTACGCGCGGATCGTCGAGGCCGAACACGCCCGGCGCCGCCTGCACACGGCCGCCCGGCACCTGATGCACACGGCACGGGACACCTCCCTCCCCCACCCCGTGCCGAGCGCCCTGGCGGCGGCCGACGCCCTCGCGTCCGTCGTGGACGACGTCGCCGCGGCCTGCCCTCCGCACTCCGGGTCCCTGCCCCGCACCCCCGCACCGCCACCGGCGCCCCCGCACGACGGCGAAGAGGCCGCCCAGGAGGAACGGCTGCTGCTCGCCACGGCGACCGCGCGCCCGGCCGACATCGAGAAGATGCGCTGGCTGACCGCCCAGGACTTCACCCGTCCCCTGCACGCCGGGCTCTGGCAGTGCCTGACCGCGCTGGTGCGCCGACACGCGCCCGTCGATCCCGTGACCGTTCTGTGGCAGGCCCAGCAGCGCGGCGTCCTGAGCAGAACCGACGACCCGAAAGAGCTGCTGGGCTTCCTCGCCGAGCCGGACGTGTCCGCACCCTGCCTGGGCGAGCGGATCCTGCACCGGGCCGTCCTCACCACCGCCCACCACACCGGCCGCCGCATCGAGGCGTTCACCGACGATCCGGCCAACACCCCCCACCAGCTCATCGTCGGCAGCCGCCGCGCCCTCGCCGACCTGACCGCCCTGCGCACCCGCTGGTACCAGGCCACCACACCCCAACCAGCCGCCCGGTCCGCGCGCCGCACCGCCAACGCGGCACCCCGCGCCTGCCCCCAGCCCACAACGTCCCCGCCCTTCAGCCGCATCACACGCTGACCAAGTCCTTGCCGGCGGCCGGACCCGACCGGCCAGGCCGCCGGCAGAAAGAGCCCCGCCTCGTGAACACCCCTTTCATCAACGCCCACGTCCGCCTGGACACTCACCCCACCCACCCCAGCGCCGTGACCGCCACCGTCACCGGCCCCCACCCTCACGTCGCCCTCTTCGCTCTTGAGGCCGATGGCTGGGAAGCCGTCGCCGCAGACACCCTCGTCCTGGCCCGCATCGACCGCGAGGAGCCGTACTGGGCCAACCAGGCAGCCCAGCAGCTCGAAGCCGCCGGGATCACGACGGAGATCAGCAGCGGGCTCCGCAAGGCCATCGACGAGGAATGGACCTGGCCCAACTACCCCATGCCCTGGTGCACCCGCGCCGAAATCCGGGACGTGTCCAACCAGGCCCAAAAGATCTACGACGACATTCGGGTCGGACACCTCCTCATCCACGCCCACGCCCACGACGGTCACACCACCGTCGCCGTCGGCACCTACGTCGATGCCGGCAAAAGCGTCTACCTCCACGGCGAGAACCACCTCCGGCAGATCGCCGACACCTTCGACTCCCCCGCGCAGGCCCTCACCGCCTTCGAACGCCTCCACGGCGACAGCATGCGCCCCGGTCCCGCTCCCCTGACCGAAGCCGAACGCCAGGCCGCCCAGGCCCGCATCTCACTCCGCACGCCGGACACCGCCCTGGAAACGCCGACGCCCCAGCCGGAGCCCTCTCCACAAGGGGAGGTCGTACCGGCCTACGCCGCCGACCCCGGCGACCACGACGCCATCTTCGAGGAATTCCTCGCCGCACACGACGACTGGGAGAAGTGGCGCACCTGGTCCGACGACACCACCCACGCCATCCACGAATCCCAGACCCTGCGCATCGAACACCTCCACGAGGCAGACCCCCAGGCGACCTCCTGGACCGTCGCCGCGTACGAGACACCCGTCTCCGAGCGCATGTGGCACCTCACCGCGACCGGCGCCACCCCCGCCCCCATCCTCAAGGCCCTGCTCACCGTCCTTGTCTCAGACGACGCCCTGGAATCCGATGGTGACCTGATCCGCGAGAAGACTGTCACCGAGATAACCCGCCCCCTCGCCGACGTCGGCTGGCAGCACACCAATCAGGGAAGCTACCTGCACTGGAAGCCCCAGGAGGGAGACGTCAGGCTCACCCTCGATGCCCAGAGCCCCAGCAACACCTTGGCCACCTGGAGAATCTGGGCAGGACAGGATGTTCATCGCCCCGAGTGGACCGTCAGCGCATCCAGTTACACGCCTGCTGCTGTGCTTTCCCACCTTGCCGGTGAACTGGCTTACGGGATCGGGCTCAGCCAACGTCCAGCGCAGCACAGAGCGCGCCCTCGTTCAAGCGTCAGGGGTGCCGTCATGCCGCCGCTCCTTGCCAAGCCTTCCACGCGGCGAACCCGGTAGCCCTGCGGTTTGTGCCCAGGAGCTCAGCCGGAAAACCGTTCGCAGATCAGCCCACCGGGGGCTCCTGGGCCTGCGTGCCTCGCGCCTGGCACGCCGGCGGCCTCAAAACCGCTCCGGCCGCACCCGGCTGGACGTGATGGTGCAGTACGGCTACCGGTGGTTCAACCAGGTCGATGCCCTCGCCTCCACCCTCTCTGGCCGACCGGACCTGAGCGAAGCCGAGCGGCAACTCCTCGGCGCCCGCGAGGGTTGCAGAAGCCAACCCCCTCACCGACTGGTGACAGCATCTGACCGCGGTCCCGGCTCGTTGACGGGAAGCCTGCATGCCCGACGCGTCGAGGCCCTCCCGGGCGACCGACCACGACATTTCAGTTCGTCGTCAGCAGCCGCCGAGCGCTCGCCGACCTGACCACGGTGCGCGCCCGCTGGCACCATGCCACGTCACCGCCACCACTGGCCAGGACCGCTCTCTCCAGGCTGACTATCTCGCCCCGGGCCGACGCGTCGAGGTCCACGTCCTCGTCCTCCGCACGCCTCGCCCACTGACTGAGCCCGCCCGCGACGCAAGGCCCACAGTCCGACCACCGGCAGAAGTGACCGAGTTCGGAGACGGCAAGCGCAGCGTGCTCGGGCCTACTTCCCCGGCGGTCGGCCTGAAACCATCTGTGCACACGAAAGAGCGCCTCAGGACTGGTTGGGCGCCTGCGCTCGATCCGGTAGTTGTTGAGCGCCGGTGGCGGGTCGTTTTCGGCGCTCGCATTCGTCATCCCATACCCGGAGCATGACAAGAGGATCGGCGCCGCATGCCCGGGCGTAGAGGTCGGTGAGGCGACGGCTGGGAAAACACTTCCCCGTCAGGACGCCGATCAGGTGGTTCGGAGTACTACCGGTTCTCCGGGCCAGGAAACTCAATGACAGACGGGACTGCTGCCGGATTGATTCCATGACCAGGCCGATGTGGGTGGGTGCCCCCGAAGTGCGGGGGACTTCTGGCTGGGACACGGGACGCTCCGCGGTTTAGGAACGGGCGGTGCTGGCCGGATGCGCGGGGCGCTGCCGGGAGGGCGGCGCCCCGCAGAGGGTGACTACAGGTGGTGGGCGGTCTGATGGGAGGCCAGGTGGAGACCCAGGAGGTGAAGAGTCAGCAGAAGCAGCAGGTCACAGTCGGCCTGGCCCAGGAGGAGGGCATGTCCGGCCGGTGTGGTCAGGGTCTCCGCGCATCGGGCGAGGCAGGCAAGGCACGGGCGCGGCAGGCGTCGCGTGCGGCGTGCGGGTGGCTGCGGAGGTTTGCGGCGGTGGTGCCAGGGGGAGGTCGCCATGGCGATTTCTCCTTCAGGGAGTCGTGGGCGCAGGGCCCCGGCAGCGGCGCCAACCACAACTGCCGGGGTCCTGCCGCTTGACCACGGTGGCCGAGCGCGACCGACGGTAAGCAGAACGTGGCCCTCGCGGCGGACGGGTCGTTCTCCGACCGTGCAGCGCTACACGGCTTCGCTCATATGCCGGCTGCAATATCGAGTCCGCGATGTTCGAATGTGATGCTCATGGCCTGCTCCCTGCTGGCGCCGCCTTCTTCCTGATGAAATCACCGCTACCGCATAGACGGCGTGCGGATGGGAGGGCGATTGTTCGACTGCTGCGGCATGCGTCGGAGTACCGCCACGGTGGCCGTACTGTGCGATGAACGCCTCTGAAGGGCTGACGCATTTGCATGCCAGCTAGGGGTCAGATTTCGACAAAGTTGCCCCAAGTGCGCATACAGCACGCCAGGCATGGCCATCCTCCAGTTGGTAGGCCGGATGCAATTGCATTCGAGCAACGGGGAGTTCGTTCACCGCGGAGGTACACCGGTGAAGCAGCAGACGCAGACGATCGCGGACGAGCCAGTGCTGTCGTGGCGCAAAAGTTCGCACAGCAACCCCCAGGGGGCATGTGTGGAGGTGGCGGAACCCGACAGCGGTCAGATGCTGTTCCGCGACTCGAAAGTGTGCAGCGGCCCAGTCATGGCCGTACGCCGCCAAGCAGCGGCACTGTTCATCGCAGCCGTGGCACGCGGTGGTGTCTGACCGACGGACACGCAGCGGTGCCGGTGACGTATGCACATGCGACGCAGGTGCCGGCCAGCGAAGCACGGCTGGAACGGTACTGCGCCTGGTTACCGCGTCCGCTGCTCCTGCCGACGCCTCCCGCGCCGCACCGGTGTCTCCAACGGCCGCACTGGACAGATGGCGGGGGCGGCCAGTAGGCATGAGGTCGGTGCAAATGCATCGCTCCCCACCCGGGTGGCGGAAATGGACTTCAACGTAAGGAGATGACAGTTGTGGGGGAGCGGCAGGAACCGGCGCAGGAGCCCAGTGTCGAGGCAGCGTTAGGGCAGGACAGAGCGCACAGCGCGCGCATGTATGACTACTACCTCGGTGGCAAGACCAATTACGCCGTGGACCGGGAGGCCGCTGAGGCAGTGATGCGAGTCTTCCCCGCCATCGAAGTGGTCGCCCGAGTCAATCGGGCCTACATGCACCGCGCCGTACGCTACCTGGCCCATGAAGACGTCCGGCAGTTCATTGACATCGGCACCGGGATCCCCACCGCCCCCAACCTCCACGAGGTGGTGCAGAGCATCGCGCCTGACGCGAGGGTCATCTACGTCGACAACGATCCGATCGTCCTCGTGTACGCCGACGAACTCCTCGACGGCACCCCGGAGGGAATCACCTGCTACGTGGAGGGTGACGTAACTCAGCCCGAGAAGGTGCTGGAAGCCGTGGAAGCCGCCAAGTGCATAGATTTCGGCCAGCCGGTGGCCCTGAGCATGCACGCGCTGCTGCACTTCGTACCGGACGACAGAGACGCTTACGGGATCGTCAGCCGGCTGGTAGACCGCCTGCCGTCGGGCTCGTATCTGAGTCTGTCGCACTGTACCGGCGATTTTGAACCGGAAGCCTGGGCAGCCATCGTCGACACCTACGAGCAGCGCGGTACCCCCGCTCAGGTACGCACCAAAGCCGAGGTGCGGCGTTTCTTCGACCAACTGGAACTGGTCGATCCCGGGCTTGTCGTGGCCCACCGCTGGCGCCCCGAACCGGCGAGCGGCCCCAGTCTGGTCACTGATGCCCAGGTCTCTCTTTACGCGGGTGTGGCACGCAAGCCGTGACCGTGCCGGCCACACCTGTCGCTGTGGTCAGCGACCGGTCCTCTTCAGGAGGTCCCGCAGACGCTGGACCGACCGCTGGGGCGACAGCGACGCTTCACGCAAGCGGTCGAAGGCCCTGGCGCGGTCGTCGACCTGGGCCTCGTCCTGAAATACCAGCCCTCCGTCGAAGACCTCCTGATAGGCAATGGTCGGCAGGATTCGCGCAGAGAAGTCCCAGATGGTGATCGAACCGATGTGCACGGGCACGTTGTACCGGCCCTGTTCAGCTATTCGAATTAGATAGCGAGGACTGTCCGCGAGTTCGAGCAGATGCTCGAGCTGCTGGCGCATGATCCGCGGTGTGCCGTACCCGCGCATCAAAGCCCCCTCATCCACGACGCAGATCAGCTTCTTTTCGGCTCGCTGAAACCGCATCTGCCGCTCCATACGGAAGGTGACCAGTGCCTCACGC
It contains:
- a CDS encoding DNA cytosine methyltransferase → MILDLFAGPGGWSHALTLLGARDIGLEWDAWACKTRARAGQLTIQTDVARYPAWIFSGRVLGLIASPPCQAWSMAGKRLGLVDQPLVHQAVADLAAGRDTRERLLAVCADPRSLLAAEPMRYLHALNQTGEPEWVAMEEVPDVLPLWKQYAVILRGWGFSVWTGILNAADFGVPQTRRRAILLASRVRTAQPPAPTHARVAEPESLFGPGRKQWVSMAEALGWGRTDGPVPTVCAGGGPGGGPEPFPSGSRKTLSDARDRGTWTPRPDGLVLRSRREGTGWAARRGDNRTAGSPAPTFTAEAHRWSWSLRSNNQANATVRRADEPAGTLFFGHRANECTWVAEPIAPSPPDASEGQSSALPEPIRITAGEAGILQSFPADYPWQGNKGQQFSQIGNAVPPRLAAHLLAPHLKVPFSPDDFALAA
- a CDS encoding DnaB-like helicase N-terminal domain-containing protein — encoded protein: MPHAPHPDEDSLLTVTPWPPVYYAEQALLGALLSDPQRLAEVSGIGPEAFSTAAHAAVFAAIRSLPAPGPAEAGDHAAALAALRTKTAPAPVERTEHIAWLDRVLAAARERARGLTTAHLHGFISACPDPRHAPAYARIVEAEHARRRLHTAARHLMHTARDTSLPHPVPSALAAADALASVVDDVAAACPPHSGSLPRTPAPPPAPPHDGEEAAQEERLLLATATARPADIEKMRWLTAQDFTRPLHAGLWQCLTALVRRHAPVDPVTVLWQAQQRGVLSRTDDPKELLGFLAEPDVSAPCLGERILHRAVLTTAHHTGRRIEAFTDDPANTPHQLIVGSRRALADLTALRTRWYQATTPQPAARSARRTANAAPRACPQPTTSPPFSRITR
- a CDS encoding DUF317 domain-containing protein, encoding MNTPFINAHVRLDTHPTHPSAVTATVTGPHPHVALFALEADGWEAVAADTLVLARIDREEPYWANQAAQQLEAAGITTEISSGLRKAIDEEWTWPNYPMPWCTRAEIRDVSNQAQKIYDDIRVGHLLIHAHAHDGHTTVAVGTYVDAGKSVYLHGENHLRQIADTFDSPAQALTAFERLHGDSMRPGPAPLTEAERQAAQARISLRTPDTALETPTPQPEPSPQGEVVPAYAADPGDHDAIFEEFLAAHDDWEKWRTWSDDTTHAIHESQTLRIEHLHEADPQATSWTVAAYETPVSERMWHLTATGATPAPILKALLTVLVSDDALESDGDLIREKTVTEITRPLADVGWQHTNQGSYLHWKPQEGDVRLTLDAQSPSNTLATWRIWAGQDVHRPEWTVSASSYTPAAVLSHLAGELAYGIGLSQRPAQHRARPRSSVRGAVMPPLLAKPSTRRTR
- a CDS encoding DUF397 domain-containing protein, coding for MKQQTQTIADEPVLSWRKSSHSNPQGACVEVAEPDSGQMLFRDSKVCSGPVMAVRRQAAALFIAAVARGGV
- a CDS encoding SAM-dependent methyltransferase; translated protein: MTVVGERQEPAQEPSVEAALGQDRAHSARMYDYYLGGKTNYAVDREAAEAVMRVFPAIEVVARVNRAYMHRAVRYLAHEDVRQFIDIGTGIPTAPNLHEVVQSIAPDARVIYVDNDPIVLVYADELLDGTPEGITCYVEGDVTQPEKVLEAVEAAKCIDFGQPVALSMHALLHFVPDDRDAYGIVSRLVDRLPSGSYLSLSHCTGDFEPEAWAAIVDTYEQRGTPAQVRTKAEVRRFFDQLELVDPGLVVAHRWRPEPASGPSLVTDAQVSLYAGVARKP